A region of the Streptomyces sp. Mut1 genome:
GTGGCCGGCCAGCTGGGCGCCGGTCGGGCCGCCGCCGGGCACGATGTGCACGACGTCGTCGGGCAGCACCGACTGGACGAGTTCGGCGATGCGCAGGACGGACAGCGGGGCCTGCTCCGGCGGCTTCATGACGACGGCGTTGCCTGCCGCGAGGGCGGGGGCGAGCTTGCCCGCCGTGTGCAGCGGGGGCCAGTTGAACGGCACGATCGCGCCCACGACGCCGAACGGCTCGCGAACCGTGACGTCGAGCATGCTGCCCGCGTCGCGGACCTGGCCGGGCATCGCCTCGCAGAGGCCGGCGAACAGCTCGAAGATGGTGACCGCGCCCTCCAGGTCGAACTGGCGTGCCTGGGAGAACGGCTTGCCGTTGTCGCTGGACTCCAGCGCGGCGATCTCGTCGGCGTGCTCGCGGATCACCTGGGCGGCCTTCCACAGCCAGCGGCCGCGCTCGCGGGGGGTGCGGGCCGCCCACGCGTAGTGGGCTTCGTGGGCGGTCCTGACCGCCTCGTCGACCCCGGCGGCGTCGGCGCCCTGGATGACCGCCAGGGGCCGTCCGGTCGCCGGGTCGTCCACGGTGAAGCGGTCGGCCTCGTTCTCGGACGACCAGCGGGTACGCAGGACTTGTACGGCTTCGACGGTCGTGGACACGGGTTCCTCCTGATCTTGCGCCGGGCGCTCCGGCTCGGGCTGGTGGCGGGTCTCAGTTGCGGGGGGAGAGTCGTTCGCGCAGCACCGCGGCGATGCGCTCGGCGACGACGATCGCGGGGACGTTGGTGGCGACGCGGGGCATGGCCGGGAAGACCGAGGCGTCCGCGACGGTGAGTCCCTGGACGCCGCGTACGGTGCCGTCGGCGTCGACCACGGCGTGCGGGTCTCCGGGCCGGCCCATGCGCATCGTGGCGCTGCCGTGGTTGTAGTGGGCCGGTGCGCGGCGGATGGTGTCGGCCAGTTCCCGGTCGCTGATGTCCGGGCCTGGCACCCGTTCGTCGGCCAGCAGGTCGGCCAGGGGCGGGGTGCGGGCCAGGCGGCGCGCCAAACGTACCCCGTCGGCGACCCGTTCGGCGTCGTCGGCGGCGGTGTACAGGCCGAGGTCGATGGTCGGCGCGGCCTCGGGGTCGCGCGAGGCCAGCCGTACGCTTCCCCGGGAACGGGGCTGCACGCAGGAGACGAAGAAGACCATGTCCCAGCCGGTGGGGTGGTTCTCGGCGCGCGGTACGAACTGTTCGGGCAGGCTGCCGGCGGGTACCGCCGCCGAGGGCAGGATCTGTACGTCGAAGTCGGGTTCGTCCGGTCCGGTGGCGACGCTGAGGGCGCTGCCGAACACCGAACGGGCTTCGGTCCCGGGGGGTTTGGCGGCGTGGACGTTCCAGTAGGCGGGGTGTTCGGTGAGGTTGCGCCCCACCCCGGGCAGGTCGGCGACGACGCCGATGCCGAGTGCCGCCAGGTCGTGGCGGTCGCCGATGCCGGAGCGCAGGGCGATGGCGGGCGAGTTGTAGGCGCCCGCGCTGAGCACGACGTGCCGGGCGGGGATCTCCTCCCCGGTGGCGAGGCGTACGCCCCGGGCCCGGGTGCCGCGGAACAGCACCCGGTCGACGAGTGTCCCGCCGCGCACCCGCAGGTTGGGGCGGTCGCGGACGGGGTTGAGGTAGCCGATGGCGGTGCTCAGGCGTATGCCGCCGGACGCGCTGAGCGGGGTGCGGGCGAAGCCGGGTGCGCCGGGTGCGTTGAAGTCGTCGGTCTCGGGGTGTCCGAGGTGTGCGGCGGCCCGTTGTGCGGCGACGGCGTGGCTGCCGAGGTCCTCGGGGGTGCCGAGCGTCATGCGGTAGGGGCCGCCCAGGCCGTGGTACTTCTCCTCGCCGTACGGGTAGTGCTCCATCTCCCGGTAGAGGGGGAGCATCCGCTCGTAGCCCCAGGCGGCGCCGGCCGCGGCGGCCCAGGCGTCGTGGTCCGACGGCCGGGCCCGCATGGCGATGCAGACGTTGACGGAGGAGGAGCCGCCGATGACGCGGCCTCGTGGGACGGGGACCTCGTTGCCGAAGGCGTCCGGGACGGAGCGGTAGCCCCAGTCGTAGGTGTAGGGGGCGTAGGTCGCGTCCTTGATGCCGTCGGGTATGGCGTCGGTGGTGGCGAAGTCGGGGCCCGCTTCCAGGAGCAGGACCGATCTGCGCGGGTCGGCGCTGAGCCGGTTGGCGAGGACGCAGCCGGCGGATCCGCCGCCGATCACGATCACGTCGTAGGTCATGGCGGCCGCCTACCCGGGCCGGCCGGCGGCGGGTCGCGGGTCGGGCGCTGGTGCCGGTGCTGGGGCGGTCATGGTGCTGCCTCTCGCGGGTGCGGGGTGTTCCAGTGGAGGTGCAGTTCTTCGAATCCGCGGGCGATGACCAGCCGTTCGCGGGTGCGGGAGCCGGTGGGGCCCAGGCGCAGTCCGGGGAGCCGGTCGAGGAGCAGCGGGATGGCGACGCGGAGCTGGAGCCGGGCCAGGGCGGCGCCGAGGCAGGCGTGGACGCCGCGCCCGAAGGCCATCTGGTGGCGGCCCGGCCTGGTGCGCAGGGCGAATTCGTCCGGGTCCTCGAATACGCATGCGTCCCGGTTGGCGGAGCCCCGGTGGACCATGACGCGGTCGCCGGGGCGGAGGTGTCTGCCGCCGAGTTCCGTCTCCCGTGTCACGGTGCGGAACAGGCCCTGGACGGGGGACTCGTAGCGCAGGGTCTCCTCGACCATCGTTTCGGCGGATGCCTGGCCGCTGCGCAGGGCGGCGAGCTGGGCCGGGTTCTCCAGGAGGGTGACGAGGCCGTTGCCGATGGCGCGGGTGACGGTGACGTGGCCCGCGATGATCAGGTTCATCACGATGCGCATGAGTTCCACGTGGTCGAGGCGTTGCTCGATGCCGTACCGCGCCAGGGAGGAGACGAGCGAGTCCTCGCCGGCCCGGTGCGGGTCGTCCAGCAGTGCCATCACGTAGTGCTGCATGGCGACGACGTCGCGGGCCCAGTCGACGCGTTCGGCGGGTTCTCCGGTGCCGACGGACAGCTTGAGCCAGTTGGAGCTCCACTGCCGCAGCAGCGGTACGTCGCGGGGCGGTACGCCGAGGATCCGCGCCATGACCATCAGGGGCAGGGGCCAGGCGTAGCTCTCGATGATGTCGGTGGAGCCGTCCTCGGCGAACCGGGCGATCAGGTCTTCGGCGGTGTCCCGGACGAACGGTTCGAGCGCTGCCACGCGCCGTGGTGTGAAGACGCGGTTCACCGCCACCCTCAGCCGGGTGTGTTCCTCGCCGTCGCTCTCGGTCAGGTTCGGTGTCAGTGACCAGCCTTCGGCCAGGACCTGTTTCACTTCGTCGGATTCGGGTCCGGCGGTGATCCGTACGGCGCTCTCGGAGGAGAACGTCTCGGGGTCGTGGACGACGCGCACCACGTCCTCGTGGCGGGTGAGGATCCAGATGTCCCGGTCCTGGTCGTGGAGGACCGGGCACTGGGCGCGCAGCCGCGCGTAGAGGGGGTAGGGGTCGGCCAGCTGGTCGTCGGAGGTGGGGTCGAAGGTGGGTGTGGCGGTCATCGGGGGCCCTTCGGCTGCGGCCTTCCGGTGGTGCCGCGCGGTGGCGGCCCGCCCGTGCGGCCGGGGTCGCGGCGGTTGGCGCACATCGGTGTTCTCCCTCGTGGTGTGGGGGCCCGGGTCACTCGGCGGCGGCCAGGGCGGGCACCGCGCTCCGGAGCTGCCCGGGTCCGGCGGCCAGTGGCCGGGCCGGGCCCGCGTGGTCCGGGCCCGCCGGGTGGGCCAGGGGGGTCACCGGCTCGGACAGGAAGGTGTCGTGGACGATCTGGGTCGCCGCGGCCAGGTCGCCGCTGCCGGTGAGCACGCTGAGCCGGTTGGAGGTGACGTGGAGGTCGGTGCGGGCGGCGCCGGCCGAGCGCAGGGCTTCGAGGAGGCGCAGCGGCGCGTACGGGTGCCTGCCGATGCCCAGGCCGACGACGCAGAGCCGGGCCAGGTTGGTCGTCCAGTGCGCTTCGTCGAGGCGGATGCCGTGGTCGGTGTCGGCCAGCAGTTCCCGCATGTCCTCCACGCTGTCCTCGGGGAGGGTGAGCGCGATGTCGCCGGCGTCCTCGGTGCCGAGGTTGCCGTAGCGGCGCAGTTCGACCTCGGTCTCGCGTTCGGCGAGTTCGCCGAGCAGGCGCAGGACGTGGTCGGTGGTGATGCGCCGCAGTACGCAGCGGACGAGGCCGGAGCGGCCCGCGACCCCGGCGATGGGGCGGCTGCGGCCGGCGGGGGTCCAGGGCTGCCCGGTTGCCGCGCCCGCTGTCCGGCGGCCGTCGCTCACCCAGGTCTGGGGGCCGGTCGCGGCACTGTTGGAGCGCACCTTGAGGTCGACGCCGTGGGTGCGGGCGTAGTCGACCGAGTCGGATGCGAGGACCTTGGCGCCGCTGACGGCCAGTTCGGCCATCTCTTCGTAGAGCAGGGCGGTGTGCCGGCGGGCGCCGACGACGGTGCGGGGGTCGGCGGTGTAGACGCCGGCGACGTCGGTGACGATTTCGCAGTGGTCCGCGCCGAGTGCGGCGGCGAGGGCGACGCCGGTGGTGTCGGAGCCGCCCCGGCCCAGGGTGGTGCGGGCCCCGGTGGTGATCGACCGGCCCTGGAAGCCGGCGACGACGGGGATGCTTCCGCCCGCGAGTTCTTCCCGCAGCCTGTGCGGGTCCACCGCCACGATCGTGGCCCGGCCGTGGCGGTGGTCGGTGCGGATGCCTGCCTCGGGGCCGCTGAACGAGCGGCTGGCGACGCCCTGGTGGTTGAGTGCCAGCGAGAGCAGTCCGGCGGACGCGGCCTCGCCCGTGCAGAGCAGGGCGTCGAGTTCGCGTGCGTCGGGGCGGGCGGTCACCTCGGATGCGAGGCGGAGCAGTTCGTCGGTGGCCCCGCCCATGGCGGACACGACCACGACGACTTGGTTCCCGCCTTCGCGCGCCGCCCGGATCTGCCGTGCCGCTTCGATGACCTTTTCAGGTGTGGCGACCGATGTTCCGCCGTATTTCTGCACTATGAGCGCCATCTCACGCACTCTCTTCCTTCAGATCCGTGGGACGTGGAAGGCGTGGTCCGAGCGCCGCGCCGGCCGCCGGTCCCGGGGCGGCCGGATGGCCGGCTCGGGCTCACTGCTCGTGGAGGAACTCCCGGATGGCGTAGCCGACGTGCCGCTGGTCGGTCATGGTGTGGCCGAGGATGACGTCGCCGGGCCGCAGCTCGGTGAAGTTGTGGACGCTGCCGCCGGGGCCGAGCGCCCGGACGTGCCAGTCGTCCTGGCCGACCATGTCCACGAGCTGGCCGCCGCGGGTACGGGCCTCGATCCGCAGCATCGGGCGGGACTCCATCTTGATCCGGCCGACTACCACGGTGCGCACGCTGCCGTCCGTGCTGACGGCGAGGATCTCCGATCCGCAGTGCAGTTCGGACAGGTACTGGGTGCGGTTGCCGGGCGTCAGGGTGTAGGAGGACAGGGCGGCCGCGTTCACCCGGAACGGGCGGGTGGGCATGTACGGCAGCGGGTGGGTCTCGCTGCTGACGAGCACCAGTCCGGTGGAGTACGAGCCGACGAGGATGCCCTCGTTGGGGCGCAGGTGGGAGCAGGTGTCGACGCAGACCCGGTCGCCGAGGCCGAGGTGGGTGAGCTGGACGATCTCCAGCTCCTCCATCTCCAGTGCGGTGGCCTCGCCCCGGGTGACCTGCACCAGTTCGGTGGCGTCACCGACGCGCTTGGGGGACATCAGCACGGCGTCGGAGCCGCGCTCCAGCACGCCGATGGTGGTGGCCGCGTCCTCGACGTCCTCGACGACGGTGACGATGGAGCCCTTGGCCTTGTCGGCGGCGGCGAGCAGGATCTCCAGCGGGATCTTGCTGGGGTCCTGGCGGAACTCGACGAGGGTCAGCTCCGACTCGTTGGCGATCCGGCAGGCGAGCTCAAGGGTCTGCTCGTCCAGCACCTTGATCAGGACGCCGGAGCGCAGGCCGGGGCGGATGCCCTCGAACTTCTCGGCGATGCTGTGGTCGGCGATCAGGATGTCGACCACGCCGACGAGCTGGTCGATGAGGGTGGTGGGGGTCTCCCCGGTGACGACGGCGGCCTTCTGCACGTTCGGCGGGACCTTGCCGGCCAGTTCGGGGTCGTCCAGCACGATGGTCTCGATGCCGATGTGGGTGCCTTCTTCGACGATGGCGGTGGCGAGTTCGGCGGCGGTGCCGCGGAGGTCGAGCCATGCGGATTTCATGTTCGCACCTTTGGTTGTGGGTTGCGTGCCTGTCGTGGTCGCGCTGCACGTTCCGGCCGGTGACGGGTCGTCACGGTGTGCGGTGGGGGGTCGGCGGGCAGGGGCCGCCGGGGGATCGCCGGGTGGGGATCGCCGGGTGGGCCGCCCGTCAGAAGGTGGCCTCGGACAGTTCCTGGCGCAGGGCGGCCAGGGCTTCCAGGGACCGGGGTCCGGCGTGGACCCGGTGCGCCACCGCGCGGGCCAGTCCGCCCGGGTCCTGGGCCTGGAAGATGTTGCGTCCGACGGCGACGCCGAGCACGCCGGACTCCATCGTGCTGTCGATGCGGCCGAGGAACTCCCCGGTGTCCTCCAGCACGCCGCCGCCGGCGGTGACGACCGGGATCGGGCTGGCCGCGACCACCTCGCGCATCGTCAGGGGCGAGCCGGTGTACGGGAGCTTCACGATGTCGGCTCCGAGGTCCGCCGCGACGTTCGCCGCGTGTGCCAGCAGGACCGGATCGGCCGGATCGGTGATGCGCGGGCCGCGCGGGTAGACCATCGCGAGCAGCGGCAGACCCCAGCGGGCGCAGCTCCCGGCGATGTTGCCGAGGTCGGTGAGCTGGGCGGCCTCGGTGGTCGATCCCAGGTTGATGTGCACGCTGACGCCGTCGGCTCCGAGTGCGACCGCTTCTTCCACGGCGCCCACGAGGATCTTCGCGTCCACGTCCGGGGCGTGCTGCGTGCTTCCGTTCAGGTGGACGATCAGTGCCAGCTCTCCGAGTGCTTCGGTCGGCAGGAACCGGACGCGCCCCTTGTGGACGATGATGCCGTCCACCTCGTTGGTGGCCATCGCCTCGACGAGCCCGGCGAATCCGGCGGCGGAGGCCACCGGTCCGTCGGCCAGGGAGTGGTCGAGCGGAACCAGGAACGTGGTCCCGGAGGCCGAGTGGAGAATGCGCTGGACCCGACGGTCCTTTCCGGCCCAGCCGTATGAATCTGTCATCTCTCAACACCCCGTCCCGAACCCGGATAACCAGATCGGTTGTCCGGTGCGCATTTCGATGCGCTTTCTGTGGAAGTTTTTTTCGGTATTTCCGGTGTTGCTTCAACGACAAAACCAATGAATTCACTGAACCGTCAAGCCCCGCGCTTTTTCTGCCTTTCGGGGTTTACCGCCTGCCGCCTCTGTTCGGCCGGCATCGCCCGGCGCTGGGACAGCCGCGTGGCCAGGTCCTGCCAGGTCTGCACGCTCGCCTGGGCGAGTTCGGTGACGAAGTCGAGGCAGTGGTCGGGCAGGTCGAGGACGAGGCCTTCCTGCGCCTGTGGGTCGATGGCGGCCACCGCGAGGACGCTCAGCAGCAGGCGGCCGGACTGTTTGAAACGTAACGAGGGGTCGGTGCGCAGGGAGCGCAGCAGCGCGGTCGACCTGTCCAGCCCGGCCGGCCCCGGTGGCGCGGCCTGCCCGCCCGGCGTCTCCGTGCTCCGTACGGGTGGGGTGCGCCGGGGCCCGGGGGCCGCCGCCCCGTTCGCCCGGTTGAGCTGGTCGCGTACGTCGCGGACGGTGCCGGTGGACACGCCGGCGACCGCGCTCACCGCTCGCAGGGAGGAGGCGGGTTCCCGCAGGAGCATCTCCTTGGCGCGCTCGCGCCCGGCGGCGGTGCTGACGGGCCGTACGCGGCCGTCCCGGCCGATCCTGGTCTGTCCTCCGGGGCGGCCGACCGCCTCGCGCAGGGCGGCGATCGTCTTGGGCGACAGCCCGACGGCCGACGCGATCGCGCGGTTCGACCAGTCCTCCTGCTCGCACAGGATGCGCGTACCGGCGGCTTTGCGGTCGGCCAGCGACAACGGCAGGCCGTGCCGCACGTTCAGCCGTACCGCCAGGACGAAGGCGCTCGCGTCGTCGCCGTCGAACCAGCGGGCCCGGATGGCCGGTTCGCCCCGGAGCTGGGCGGCGCGGACCCGGTGCACGCCGTCGACCACCCGGCCGGTGCCGCGCTGCACGACGATCGGCGGCAGGTCGGTCTGCGATTCCGCCAGGACCCGTATGTGCTCGCCGCTCTCGCCCGCGGAGCGCGGCGAGTGGGACAGGTCGAGCGTCGTGATCGGGATCCATTCGGCGTCCGCGCCGGCGTCGGGGTCGGTGTACTTCGCCTCAACGTCCAAGCGCTCCGGCGGGTGGACGTGCGCGTCCCGCTGGAGCGTTGTTTCGCTGTTCGTCACGTTCGACCACTCCTCAGCCACACCCGCCGCGTTCGGTCAGGGGCGTCAGAGTCTGCGCGCACTCCGACCGACCCGGCGTAAGAATACCTACGACAAGGTATTTTTCTGCAACCGTCATGCAGCACTCCTCGCGATGTGCAACCGGGGAAATCCCCGGTTGCACATCCGGTGACCGGGCGGACGGCAATCCCGGGGACGCGGCGGTCCCGGGCGGGGCGTCGGTGCGGACGCGTCGTGCGTGTGCGTGGTGCGTGTGCGTCGTGCGGACACATCGTGCGTGATGCGTGTGCGTGGTGCTGTACGGACGCTGGTGCGGTGCGCCGTGGTCCCCGGCGGGAATCCCGTACGGTCCGCGCGGGCGGAATACCGGCCGGAATCGCGCACGCTTTTCCCCCGCCGGTATCCCCCCCCTTTCTTTCCCCGCGATACGCTGGCCGCGCTTTGGCCTCCGGAGCCCTCTGCTCCCATGCGCCGGCCTCGGCCCTTCGCGGCCTTCTTCGGCTTTCGGACGGGCTCATGTGCCGGAAAGAATTCGCGGTCACAGAAAGGCGTGGTCATGGGTAATGACTCACCGGGCACCTCCACGCGAGCGTCCGTGCGGAAAAGCCGGAAGCAGCGTATCGACGCGTTGTTCCGTGCCGAGCCGGAGCTCGCCGGCAGCATGCCGGTGGCCGGCGTCTTCGAGGAGGGCGCCGGGCGCGGGCCGCGCCTGTCCGAGATCGTCAGGCGGACCCTTGCCGCGTACGCCGACCGGCCCGCGCTCGGCGAGCGGGCCAGGCAGTACGTCGACGTGGACGGACGCGTCACCCGGCAGTTGCTGCCCCGGTTCGACACCGTCTCGTACGGCGAGCTGTGGTCGCGGCTGAGCGCGGTCGCGTCCGACTGGTACCACCATCCGCAGCACCCGCTGCGCGAAGGCGACTTCGTGGCGATCCTGGGCTTCGCCGGAACCGACTACACCACGGTCGACCTGGCGTGCGGTCAGATCGGGGCGGTCGCCGTGCCGCTGCACGCCAACGCCTCGGTCGACCACATCCGCCACCTGGTGGCGGAGGCCGCCCCGCGTGTCTTCGCCACCAGCGCCGACCGGCTGGCGACCGTGCTCGAAGCGCTGGCCGGGCAGACCTCCGTGCGCCGGATCCTCGTCTTCGACCACCACCCGGAGCCGGCCGCGCACCGGGAGGCGCTGCCGGCCGCCGGACAGCCGGCGGCCACGACGGGTGCGCCGATGTCGCTGGAGCTGCTGTCCGACGTCATCGGCCGGGCGGGCTCGCTGCCGCCGGTACCCGAACTGCCGCCGGACACCAGCGCCGACGGGGCGCTGTCGGCGCTGGTGTACACCTCCGGCAGCACCGGCACGCCCAAGGGGGTGATGTTCCCGGAACGGACGGTGTCGCTCATGTGGCGCCCGCCCACGGGACCCGACAACGCCTACCCGCTGATCACGGCCAACTTCCTGCCGCAGAGCCACCTGGTCGCCAGGAGGCTGGTGATCAAGACGCTGGCGACCGGCGGCACCGCGCACTTCGTGGCCGACAGCGACCTGTCCACGCTCCTGGACGACCTGGCGCTGATCCGGCCGACCGAGATCGCCATGGTGCCGCGCGTCTGCGAGCTGCTCGCCGAGAGCTACCACGCCCGGCTGGGCCGGGGCGCGGCAGGCGGTGAGCCGGGCGACGCCGACCGCGCCGAGGTGATCGCGCACCTGCGGGACCACGTGCTGGGCGGGCGGATCATCCACGCCCCCTGCGGGTCCGCGACGCTGGCCCCGGAGCTGGCCGAGTTCGTCCGCGACGACCTGGACGTCCCGCTCCTGGACAGTTACGGCACGACCGAGGCCGGTCTGGTGATGCTGGACCACCGCGTGCAGAGCCCTCCGGTGCTGCACTACAAGCTCGTGGACGTGCCCGAACTGGGCTATTCCACCGCCGACTCCCCCCACCCGCGCGGCGAACTGCTGGTCAGGACCGCGCTGATCACCCCCGGTTACTACCGGCGGCCCGAGGACACCGCCGAGGCGTTCGACCGGGACGGCTACTACCGCACCGGCGACATCATGGCCGAGACCGCGCCCGGCGAACTGGCCTACGTGGACCGGCGCAAGAACGTGCTCAAGCTCTCTCAGGGGGAGTTCGTCGCCCTGTCCAGGGTGGAGGCGACGCTCGTCGCCAGCCCGCTGGTGCGGCAGGTCTTCGTGTACGGGAACAGCTCCCGCTCCTACCTGCTCGCCGTGGTCGTGCCGACCCCCGAGGCGGTCGCGCGGGCCGGCGACGGGGCGGCGCTGAAGGCGGCGCTCGGCCGGTCGCTCCAGAGCGTCGCGGCGCAGGCCGGGCTCGCGCCGTACGAGGTCCCGCGCGACCTGATCGTGGAGACCGTGCCGTTCAGCCAGGACAACGGCCTGCTGACCGACTCCACGAAGCAGCTGCGCCGGCGGCTGAAGGAGCGGTACGGCGAACGGCTCGAACAGCGCTACGCCGAACTCGCCGAGGGGCAGGCCGCGGAGCT
Encoded here:
- a CDS encoding aspartate kinase, which codes for MALIVQKYGGTSVATPEKVIEAARQIRAAREGGNQVVVVVSAMGGATDELLRLASEVTARPDARELDALLCTGEAASAGLLSLALNHQGVASRSFSGPEAGIRTDHRHGRATIVAVDPHRLREELAGGSIPVVAGFQGRSITTGARTTLGRGGSDTTGVALAAALGADHCEIVTDVAGVYTADPRTVVGARRHTALLYEEMAELAVSGAKVLASDSVDYARTHGVDLKVRSNSAATGPQTWVSDGRRTAGAATGQPWTPAGRSRPIAGVAGRSGLVRCVLRRITTDHVLRLLGELAERETEVELRRYGNLGTEDAGDIALTLPEDSVEDMRELLADTDHGIRLDEAHWTTNLARLCVVGLGIGRHPYAPLRLLEALRSAGAARTDLHVTSNRLSVLTGSGDLAAATQIVHDTFLSEPVTPLAHPAGPDHAGPARPLAAGPGQLRSAVPALAAAE
- a CDS encoding 3-dehydroquinate synthase II family protein; translation: MKSAWLDLRGTAAELATAIVEEGTHIGIETIVLDDPELAGKVPPNVQKAAVVTGETPTTLIDQLVGVVDILIADHSIAEKFEGIRPGLRSGVLIKVLDEQTLELACRIANESELTLVEFRQDPSKIPLEILLAAADKAKGSIVTVVEDVEDAATTIGVLERGSDAVLMSPKRVGDATELVQVTRGEATALEMEELEIVQLTHLGLGDRVCVDTCSHLRPNEGILVGSYSTGLVLVSSETHPLPYMPTRPFRVNAAALSSYTLTPGNRTQYLSELHCGSEILAVSTDGSVRTVVVGRIKMESRPMLRIEARTRGGQLVDMVGQDDWHVRALGPGGSVHNFTELRPGDVILGHTMTDQRHVGYAIREFLHEQ
- the car gene encoding carboxylic acid reductase, encoding MGNDSPGTSTRASVRKSRKQRIDALFRAEPELAGSMPVAGVFEEGAGRGPRLSEIVRRTLAAYADRPALGERARQYVDVDGRVTRQLLPRFDTVSYGELWSRLSAVASDWYHHPQHPLREGDFVAILGFAGTDYTTVDLACGQIGAVAVPLHANASVDHIRHLVAEAAPRVFATSADRLATVLEALAGQTSVRRILVFDHHPEPAAHREALPAAGQPAATTGAPMSLELLSDVIGRAGSLPPVPELPPDTSADGALSALVYTSGSTGTPKGVMFPERTVSLMWRPPTGPDNAYPLITANFLPQSHLVARRLVIKTLATGGTAHFVADSDLSTLLDDLALIRPTEIAMVPRVCELLAESYHARLGRGAAGGEPGDADRAEVIAHLRDHVLGGRIIHAPCGSATLAPELAEFVRDDLDVPLLDSYGTTEAGLVMLDHRVQSPPVLHYKLVDVPELGYSTADSPHPRGELLVRTALITPGYYRRPEDTAEAFDRDGYYRTGDIMAETAPGELAYVDRRKNVLKLSQGEFVALSRVEATLVASPLVRQVFVYGNSSRSYLLAVVVPTPEAVARAGDGAALKAALGRSLQSVAAQAGLAPYEVPRDLIVETVPFSQDNGLLTDSTKQLRRRLKERYGERLEQRYAELAEGQAAELRAVWQDRDRPVAETVARAAQALLAGLDAEPGPEQRFTDLGGDSLSALSFANLLREVFGVEVPVGTILGPANSLGEIAGQVERLRGAAPARATFASVHGEDATTVRAGDLTLDKFIDAATLAASTALPGPAGEPRTVLLTGANGYLGRLLCLEWLERLAPVGGTLVCLVRAADDGAARRRLEEALDSGDTVLKSRFAELTAGGALRVLAGDVGAARLGLGERDWRELTASVDLIVHPAALVNHVLPYRQLFEPNVAGTAEVVRAALTTRLKPVVYVSTVATASHGAAVDESTDIRAGIPQYAVDGGHAGGYAASKWAGEVLLREAHDLCGLPVTVFRSGMILAHARYTGQLNVPDTFTRLLVSLIATGIAPDSFYSEARGEGPRAHYDGLPGDFVAAAVAALSFGVAGFRTFNVVNPHDDGVSLDTVVDWLAESGIAVRRVGGHREWREEFEAALSALPRARRPYSLLPLIAAWREPLVPSTTSALPAGRFRAAVRTAGVGAERDIPHLTRALIEKYVGDLRSLDLI
- a CDS encoding GMC family oxidoreductase — encoded protein: MTYDVIVIGGGSAGCVLANRLSADPRRSVLLLEAGPDFATTDAIPDGIKDATYAPYTYDWGYRSVPDAFGNEVPVPRGRVIGGSSSVNVCIAMRARPSDHDAWAAAAGAAWGYERMLPLYREMEHYPYGEEKYHGLGGPYRMTLGTPEDLGSHAVAAQRAAAHLGHPETDDFNAPGAPGFARTPLSASGGIRLSTAIGYLNPVRDRPNLRVRGGTLVDRVLFRGTRARGVRLATGEEIPARHVVLSAGAYNSPAIALRSGIGDRHDLAALGIGVVADLPGVGRNLTEHPAYWNVHAAKPPGTEARSVFGSALSVATGPDEPDFDVQILPSAAVPAGSLPEQFVPRAENHPTGWDMVFFVSCVQPRSRGSVRLASRDPEAAPTIDLGLYTAADDAERVADGVRLARRLARTPPLADLLADERVPGPDISDRELADTIRRAPAHYNHGSATMRMGRPGDPHAVVDADGTVRGVQGLTVADASVFPAMPRVATNVPAIVVAERIAAVLRERLSPRN
- a CDS encoding 2-amino-3,7-dideoxy-D-threo-hept-6-ulosonate synthase, coding for MTDSYGWAGKDRRVQRILHSASGTTFLVPLDHSLADGPVASAAGFAGLVEAMATNEVDGIIVHKGRVRFLPTEALGELALIVHLNGSTQHAPDVDAKILVGAVEEAVALGADGVSVHINLGSTTEAAQLTDLGNIAGSCARWGLPLLAMVYPRGPRITDPADPVLLAHAANVAADLGADIVKLPYTGSPLTMREVVAASPIPVVTAGGGVLEDTGEFLGRIDSTMESGVLGVAVGRNIFQAQDPGGLARAVAHRVHAGPRSLEALAALRQELSEATF
- a CDS encoding cytochrome P450, with the translated sequence MTATPTFDPTSDDQLADPYPLYARLRAQCPVLHDQDRDIWILTRHEDVVRVVHDPETFSSESAVRITAGPESDEVKQVLAEGWSLTPNLTESDGEEHTRLRVAVNRVFTPRRVAALEPFVRDTAEDLIARFAEDGSTDIIESYAWPLPLMVMARILGVPPRDVPLLRQWSSNWLKLSVGTGEPAERVDWARDVVAMQHYVMALLDDPHRAGEDSLVSSLARYGIEQRLDHVELMRIVMNLIIAGHVTVTRAIGNGLVTLLENPAQLAALRSGQASAETMVEETLRYESPVQGLFRTVTRETELGGRHLRPGDRVMVHRGSANRDACVFEDPDEFALRTRPGRHQMAFGRGVHACLGAALARLQLRVAIPLLLDRLPGLRLGPTGSRTRERLVIARGFEELHLHWNTPHPREAAP
- a CDS encoding ParB/RepB/Spo0J family partition protein — protein: MTNSETTLQRDAHVHPPERLDVEAKYTDPDAGADAEWIPITTLDLSHSPRSAGESGEHIRVLAESQTDLPPIVVQRGTGRVVDGVHRVRAAQLRGEPAIRARWFDGDDASAFVLAVRLNVRHGLPLSLADRKAAGTRILCEQEDWSNRAIASAVGLSPKTIAALREAVGRPGGQTRIGRDGRVRPVSTAAGRERAKEMLLREPASSLRAVSAVAGVSTGTVRDVRDQLNRANGAAAPGPRRTPPVRSTETPGGQAAPPGPAGLDRSTALLRSLRTDPSLRFKQSGRLLLSVLAVAAIDPQAQEGLVLDLPDHCLDFVTELAQASVQTWQDLATRLSQRRAMPAEQRRQAVNPERQKKRGA